The DNA sequence CACAACTTTTTCAGCATCATGCTTTTTAAATCCCAGCATAGACAAAGCTCCAATTGCTTCTTCAAAAGATGAATCGGGTAAATTTAATCCAATAATTTGTTCATCAGTTTTTTTCTTAAATGTATCTTGCAATTCAATAATCATTCTTTGTGCTGTTTTTGAGCCAATGCCTTTTATTGATTTTAACAACGCAACATCTCCTTTTATTATTGCCTCGCTTAGTTCATTTGTTGCTAAGGATGACAATATTAGAATTGCGGTGTTTGTGCCAATTCCTGAAACAGAAATTAGACTTTTAAAAATCTCTCTTTCCTCTGTTGTAAAAAAGCCATACAAAATATGAGCGTCTTCTTTTATTGTCAGGTGAATTAGTAATTTAATTTTTTTCGCACCTGCAATTTTTTCGTGTGTTGATAAGGGAACATTTATTTTATATGCAATCCCCCCAACATCAATAACAGTGTATGTTGGGGTTTGTTTTGCAATTATTCCTTCTATATATTCATACATATTTTTTATTTTTCCTGTTCTTGATATTGGGCATCAATAACAGCAACAGTTGCCATATTAACAATTTCTTCAACAGTACTGCCCATTTGCAAAATATGTACAGGTTTTTTTATTCCGTTAAGAACAGGACCAATAGCATTATTATGACTCATTTCCTGAATAAGTTTATAAGCAATATTTCCTGCAGATAAATATGGGAATATTAAAGTATTTGTTGGTTTGTCAATTAATTTTGAAAATGGAAAATTCTCTTTAAGTAGTTCATTATTAACAGCAAAATTTGCTTGTATATCACCATCAACAATAAGGTCAGGATGGTTTTTTTGTAATAATTCAGTAGTGTCTTTAACGAGAGTTGGAATTCTTCCATTGTGTGAACCAAAATTTGAATACGATAACATTGCTATTCTTGGTTCATATCCAAATTTTTTGACTGCCTCAGCAGTATCAAGTGTAATATCGTACAAATCTTGTACTGAAGGATTCATATTAATTGTAGTATCGGCAAAAAAGATAGGACCTTTTTCTGTTAACATGATATACATTCCTGAAACCAGTCTTGAATTTTTTCCAATAATCTGTAATGCAGGCTTTACTGTGTTTGGGTAAGTTGTTGTAAGACCTGAAAGCATTGCATCTGCATACCCATTTTTTACTAATTTTGGTCCAAAATAATTTCTATGTCTCATTTGGTCTCTTGCAAATTGAAGTGTAATGCCTTTTCTTTTTCTACATTCATAAAAATCTTTAGCAAACTCTTCTACTCTTTTTGCTTCTTTTTCTGACCTTGGATTAATTATTTCAACACCATTAATTTCTAATTTATTTTCTTTGATAATTTTTCTGATCTTTTTCTCTTCACCGAGTAAAATCGGAATTGCAATCTCTTCATTGTTTACAATTTCAGCTGCCTTTAATATTTTATAATTTTCGGCTTCTGCAAAAACAAGACGTTTAGGATTTCTTCTTGCTCTGGATTTAATATTTCGGATAAAGGCTGAACCTTTTCCTATTCGGCTTTCTAATTCAATACTATACTTATTCCAATCTTTTATTGGTTCTTTTGCTACACCTGTATCCATTGCTGCTTTTGCAACTGCCATAGAAACATCTACTATTAATCTATGGTCAAAAGGTTTGGGGATAATATAATCCCTTCCAAAACTTATATTTTTTTCTCCATAAGCAATATTAACTTCTTCCGGTACTGGTTTTTTTGCTAGCTCTGCCAATGCTTTGATAGCAGCAACTTTCATCTCTTCATTTATTGTTGTAGCTCTAACATCCAATGCACCTCTAAAAATAAATGGAAAACCAAGAACATTATTTATCTGATTTGGATAATCGGATCTACCGGTTGCCATAATAAGGCTATCTACTGCATCTTGTGCATCTTCGTAACTTATTTCAGGATTAGGATTAGCCATGGCAAATATTATCGGGTCATGAGCCATAGATTTAACCATTTCTTTTGTAAGAATGTTTCCTTTAGATAAACCAAGAAATACATCAGCATCTTTAACAGCTTCTTTTAGAGTTTTTATCTTCCTTGTTGTTATAAATTGTTTTTTATATTTATTTAAATCTTTTCTTTCATCTGTTATAGCACCTTTGCTATCAAGCATTACAATATTTTCCTTTTTAACACCAATTTTTATACACAATTTAGAACATGAAATTGCAGCAGCACCTGCACCATTTACAACCATTTTAAGCTCACTAATTTTTTTCCCAACAATTTCACTGGCATTCAACAGAGCAGCAGATGAAATTATTGCTGTGCCGTGTTGGTCATCATGCATTACAGGGATATCAAGAGCCTCCTTTACTCTTTCTTCAATTTCGAAACACTCAGGTGCTTTTATATCTTCAAGGTTTATTCCTCCAAATGTTACAGAAATAAGTTTACAAGTTTCAACAAATTTGTCAATATCTTTTGTGTCAACTTCTATATCAAAAACATCAATATCGGAAAATGTTTTAAACAATAATCCTTTTCCTTCCATAACGGGTTTGGAGGCATCAGCTCCAATGTCTCCTAATCCTAACACTGCTGTTCCATTGCTAATAACTGCAACAAGATTTCCTTTTGCGGTATATTTATAAACGTCATCTTTATTGTCTGCAATTTTAAGACAAGGAACTGCTACACCGGGAGTGTATGCTAATGCCAAATCTCTCTGACTATTAGTTGGGGTAGTTGCTATAACTTCAATTTTCCCTGGTTTACCTTTTGAATGATAATCCAATGCATCTTTATCTGTGAATTTTTTAGCCATAAT is a window from the Bacteroidota bacterium genome containing:
- the ruvA gene encoding Holliday junction branch migration protein RuvA, giving the protein MYEYIEGIIAKQTPTYTVIDVGGIAYKINVPLSTHEKIAGAKKIKLLIHLTIKEDAHILYGFFTTEEREIFKSLISVSGIGTNTAILILSSLATNELSEAIIKGDVALLKSIKGIGSKTAQRMIIELQDTFKKKTDEQIIGLNLPDSSFEEAIGALSMLGFKKHDAEKVVRKVVRENKAETLTVEEIIKLSLKRL
- a CDS encoding NADP-dependent malic enzyme; the encoded protein is MAKKFTDKDALDYHSKGKPGKIEVIATTPTNSQRDLALAYTPGVAVPCLKIADNKDDVYKYTAKGNLVAVISNGTAVLGLGDIGADASKPVMEGKGLLFKTFSDIDVFDIEVDTKDIDKFVETCKLISVTFGGINLEDIKAPECFEIEERVKEALDIPVMHDDQHGTAIISSAALLNASEIVGKKISELKMVVNGAGAAAISCSKLCIKIGVKKENIVMLDSKGAITDERKDLNKYKKQFITTRKIKTLKEAVKDADVFLGLSKGNILTKEMVKSMAHDPIIFAMANPNPEISYEDAQDAVDSLIMATGRSDYPNQINNVLGFPFIFRGALDVRATTINEEMKVAAIKALAELAKKPVPEEVNIAYGEKNISFGRDYIIPKPFDHRLIVDVSMAVAKAAMDTGVAKEPIKDWNKYSIELESRIGKGSAFIRNIKSRARRNPKRLVFAEAENYKILKAAEIVNNEEIAIPILLGEEKKIRKIIKENKLEINGVEIINPRSEKEAKRVEEFAKDFYECRKRKGITLQFARDQMRHRNYFGPKLVKNGYADAMLSGLTTTYPNTVKPALQIIGKNSRLVSGMYIMLTEKGPIFFADTTINMNPSVQDLYDITLDTAEAVKKFGYEPRIAMLSYSNFGSHNGRIPTLVKDTTELLQKNHPDLIVDGDIQANFAVNNELLKENFPFSKLIDKPTNTLIFPYLSAGNIAYKLIQEMSHNNAIGPVLNGIKKPVHILQMGSTVEEIVNMATVAVIDAQYQEQEK